The Quatrionicoccus australiensis nucleotide sequence TGCAGGTGCGCTTGGTGATCTGTCCGGCCGGCCGGCCGAAGCGTACCGCCATGTCGACCACGGGGACCACCGAGCCGCGCAGGTTGATGACGCCCCGGATGAAGGGCGGCACCATCGGCACCTCGGTCAGGCAACCGTATTCGATGATTTCGCGAATGGCGAGAATGCCGATGGCGAACATCTCCTCGCCCAGGCTGAAGGTCAGGTACTGCTGCTGTTCGGTCAGCGCATCCGGACCGGCCGGCTGGCCGGCCTGGGCCGTGGGAGTGAGTTGAGTGGTCGGGCTGCTCATGATGGCCTCGTGCTTCCTCAGAAACGGGCGAAGTTGGTTTCGTCGGGGTGCGTCGTGCCGCCACCCTTCCTGGTCAGCGGCGCAACATTCCCGGCTGCAACCGAATTGGCCGCCTGGTTCTTGCCCGGCGAAACGCCCGGACGGGCATGGCCGCGCCCGTTATCGACGCGGAAGAAGGACATGATTTCCTGCAGGTTGGTGGCCTGCGAAGACATTTCCTCGGCGGTTGCGGCCAGTTCCTCGGAGGCGCTGGCATTTTGCTGGGTGATCTGGCTGAGCTGGCTCATCGCGGTATTCACCTGGTTCACGCCGACCGTCTGTTCTTCGGAGGCGGAGGTGATTTCCTGGACGAGGTCGGCAGTCTTCTTCGTGGCGGGAACGATCTCGTCGAGCAGCTTGCCGGCCTTTTCGGCCATGCCGACGCTGTTGACCGCCAGCTCGCCGATTTCCTGCGCGGCCACCTGCGAGCGCTCGGCCAGCTTGCGCACTTCGGCGGCGACGACCGCGAAGCCCTTGCCGTGTTCGCCGGCGCGGGCGGCCTCGATCGCTGCGTTGAGGGCGAGCAGGTTGGTCTGGTAGGCGATGTCGTCGATGATGCCGATCTTCTTGGCAATCTGCTTCATGGCGCCGACCGTCTCGCTGACTGCCTGGCCGCCTTCCGCTGCCTTCGTGCTGCCCTGGGCCGACATGCCGTCGGCGATCTTGGCGTTTTCGGTGTTCTGCTGGATGGAGGAAGCCATCTGTTCGATTGAGGCCGAGGTTTCCTCGACCGAGGCCGCCTGTTCGCTCGAAGCCTGCGACAGCGACTGGGCCGTGGACGAAACCTGGGTTGTTGCCGAAGCCAGGGTTTCGGCCGTGCTATTCACTTCGGCAATGGTCTGCGCGAGTTTTTCGACAGTGTTGTTGACGGTGTTCTTGAAATCCATCAACTGGCCCTTGTAATCGCCGGTGACAGTACGGGTCAGATTGCCGTTTTCGAGTTCGACAAGGACGGCGATCGATTCGTTGAGCGGAATGACGATACCGTCCAGGGTGGCATTGATGCCTTCGACGATCTTGCGGAAATCGCCCTGATGCTTGCTGACATCGGCCCGTACATCGAGTTTTCCTTCGGTGGCTGCCTGGATCAGCTGGTTGGTGTCGGCCTGCAAGGCGCGCAGACTGGTGCTCATCTGCTGCATGGCGGCCATCAGGCTGGTGTTGTCGCCCGCCGCCAGCTGGATATTGCTCGACAGGTCGCCGACCGCGACCCGGTTGGCGATTTCGGCTGCGTGATCGGGTTCTCCGCCCAGTTGCTTGAGAAAGGCGCGGGCGATGGTGTAGCTGATGATGCCGACGGCAGCCAGGGTCAGCGCGGCAATGAGCAGGGAAATGTAGAACGACGAGGTGCGCACCGCATTGGCGTCTTCGGCGCCTTTTTTCGCGAGCTTCACGTTGTGTTCGAATTGCTCGTCGATCACCTCGGAAAGCTTGCGGGCGAACGGGGCGGCGTTCTCGGCCAGCTTCAGCGCCTGTTCCGTGCGGCCGGCGCGCGATTCGGCAAAGATAGGCTCGAGCAGGGGATCGTATTGCTCGAACAGCTTCCTTTCCTGATCGAGCAGGTCCTTGTCCTTTTCGTCCGAGACCAGGCCGTCATCGACATATCTCTTGAAAGCGGCATGAATGGCGGTGCGGAAGCCTTTGATTATGTTTTCGATTTCGGCAAGCTTGGCCGGGTCGGAGTTGATCAGGTGACGGTTGGCGCCGACCCGGAGCAGCAGGACCTGCTTGCGCAAGTCGTCGAGGACCACCAGGCTGGGAACGGCATTGGTGTTGCCGTAGTTGGCGGCATCGAAAACCTTGCCCATCTGGTATTGGCCAAGCCCGGTCAGCAAGGCGATTCCGAACAGGGCCGAACCGGCCAGCAAGGCCATTTTTTGCGCGACGGTGAGTTTCATCTCAATTTCCCTTGGGGATCAAAAAAGTTGTTTCGATGGAGCCCACCAGCCATCTGGTGTGCCTGTTTGCGAGCGGATGAGGCAATTGCTGCCGGAGCACCGGAGCGACTCCGGGCGGAAAGAAGGACTCGGAATGCGGCATCGCTTTTCACTCCAGCGCGGCGCAAGTCGCGGCGAGAAGGTTGCGCCGTCCCTCACGACCGGCAACCCGGCGGACCAGGCCGGGCACGTCGAGGATTAGTGCGACCCGGCCGGTGCCCAGGATGGTGAAGCCGCTGATTCCCTGCAATCCGTTGAAAACGGCGCCAAGCGGACGGATGACCGTCTGGTATTCGCCCTGCAGGGTGTCTACGACTAGGCCGGCCCGGTGTCCGGCGTAATTGACCACGACGACGTTTTGCCGCTGCAAGGGTTGCAGCAGCAAAGCCAGCCCCGGATCGAT carries:
- a CDS encoding chemotaxis protein CheW → MSSPTTQLTPTAQAGQPAGPDALTEQQQYLTFSLGEEMFAIGILAIREIIEYGCLTEVPMVPPFIRGVINLRGSVVPVVDMAVRFGRPAGQITKRTCIVIIETGDLGQGGHGQQMGIVVDAVSEVLEIPSGDIEPPPEFGARIRIDFISGMGKVNGKFVVMLDVNRILALDEIAVLAAVSQAERSGT
- a CDS encoding HAMP domain-containing methyl-accepting chemotaxis protein; its protein translation is MKLTVAQKMALLAGSALFGIALLTGLGQYQMGKVFDAANYGNTNAVPSLVVLDDLRKQVLLLRVGANRHLINSDPAKLAEIENIIKGFRTAIHAAFKRYVDDGLVSDEKDKDLLDQERKLFEQYDPLLEPIFAESRAGRTEQALKLAENAAPFARKLSEVIDEQFEHNVKLAKKGAEDANAVRTSSFYISLLIAALTLAAVGIISYTIARAFLKQLGGEPDHAAEIANRVAVGDLSSNIQLAAGDNTSLMAAMQQMSTSLRALQADTNQLIQAATEGKLDVRADVSKHQGDFRKIVEGINATLDGIVIPLNESIAVLVELENGNLTRTVTGDYKGQLMDFKNTVNNTVEKLAQTIAEVNSTAETLASATTQVSSTAQSLSQASSEQAASVEETSASIEQMASSIQQNTENAKIADGMSAQGSTKAAEGGQAVSETVGAMKQIAKKIGIIDDIAYQTNLLALNAAIEAARAGEHGKGFAVVAAEVRKLAERSQVAAQEIGELAVNSVGMAEKAGKLLDEIVPATKKTADLVQEITSASEEQTVGVNQVNTAMSQLSQITQQNASASEELAATAEEMSSQATNLQEIMSFFRVDNGRGHARPGVSPGKNQAANSVAAGNVAPLTRKGGGTTHPDETNFARF